The following are from one region of the bacterium genome:
- a CDS encoding HU family DNA-binding protein, with translation MTKSDLISTMAKAGDVPRAKAEEMFNAMLGGVVGALRGRERVVISGFGTFSVRESKARVGRNPKTGEAIQIAAKNVPKFVAGKELKGAVASS, from the coding sequence ATGACCAAGAGCGATTTAATTTCCACAATGGCAAAAGCAGGTGATGTTCCCCGCGCCAAGGCCGAGGAGATGTTCAACGCGATGCTTGGCGGGGTTGTGGGCGCGCTGAGAGGCCGCGAACGCGTAGTGATCTCCGGATTTGGCACGTTTTCCGTGCGTGAATCCAAGGCCCGCGTCGGGAGAAACCCAAAGACGGGAGAAGCCATTCAAATTGCTGCGAAAAATGTTCCCAAATTCGTTGCCGGAAAAGAATTGAAAGGAGCTGTGGCTTCCTCGTAG
- a CDS encoding NUDIX hydrolase, with product MSREYPLRPIVGVGAVILQGEEVLLVRRGKPPRAGQWSLPGGAVETGESLEEACRREILEETGLSIELLSRCAVLDRITRDEWDRVRYHYVLINYACRPTGGVLSASSDISEARWYPLSEIPSLDAITPITARVILETVESLHAQNISF from the coding sequence ATGAGCCGGGAGTATCCCCTTCGCCCGATTGTGGGAGTTGGGGCGGTGATCCTGCAGGGGGAGGAAGTCCTGCTCGTTCGGCGGGGAAAGCCCCCCCGGGCGGGACAATGGAGCCTGCCGGGGGGCGCCGTCGAAACCGGAGAGTCGCTGGAGGAGGCCTGCCGGAGGGAAATCCTTGAAGAAACAGGGCTTTCCATCGAACTCCTCTCCCGGTGCGCCGTGCTGGATCGGATCACCCGGGACGAGTGGGACCGGGTCCGCTACCACTACGTGCTCATCAATTACGCCTGCCGGCCGACGGGAGGGGTGCTCTCGGCCTCGAGCGACATCTCGGAGGCCCGATGGTATCCCCTGAGCGAAATTCCCTCCCTGGATGCGATAACCCCCATCACCGCCCGGGTCATCCTCGAAACGGTTGAGAGCCTGCACGCGCAGAACATCTCTTTTTGA